One Cicer arietinum cultivar CDC Frontier isolate Library 1 chromosome 8, Cicar.CDCFrontier_v2.0, whole genome shotgun sequence DNA segment encodes these proteins:
- the LOC105852710 gene encoding uncharacterized protein — protein MVVPEVDKNLLEELESMGFSTARATRALHFSGNASLEAAVTWIENHEDRPDIDEMPLVPAVSKAKATKASLTPEETNAILRDLREKARKKKEEEEKRMEREREKVFCKLIRLLLTYLTEFHH, from the exons ATGGTTGTTCCTGAAGTTGACAAAAATCTGCTTGAGGAACTTGAATCGATGGGCTTTTCCACAGCGAGGGCAACAAGAGCGCTTCATTTTTCTG GTAATGCTAGTCTCGAGGCTGCTGTAACTTGGATAGAAAACCATGAGGATAGACCTGACATAGATGAGATGCCCTTG GTACCTGCTGTCAGTAAAGCTAAGGCTACTAAAGCCTCTCTTACCCCAGAAGAAACAAATGCCATACTACGGGATCTAAG GGAGAAGGCTCgcaagaagaaagaagaagaagagaagagaatggagagagaaagagaaaaggTATTTTGTAAACTCATCCGTTTGCTTCTCACTTATCTCACTGAGTTTCACCACTGA